One genomic window of Campylobacter fetus subsp. fetus includes the following:
- a CDS encoding glycosyltransferase, with amino-acid sequence MKKLSVFIYSMAGGGAERVVSNLLTELINSYEVHLILMNDRIFYEIPKDVKIHYLESSEPFENGLWKLIKLPFLGLKYKKLCQNLGIDLHFVWMNRPCYIAGFARIFGDKKPLILNECSTPSVLYKDSSLKSKISKFLLKKLYPKADFIYPNSIGNLNDLRDNFDIDPKKMRVLYNALNLDEIREKSRDLIDEKEPFFLSVGRLDSGKNHELLIRSYANLKNCDKNLLILGEGVLKEHLQGVINELNLEGRVKLLGFDNNPYKYMSKCYAFVFVSLFEGFSNALIEALACSKLVISSEHKSGARELLGDDKWGVLVQVNDEIATTKAMQKALDEPDWVKIYEKNAIIRASFFDKRKIADELIKDLEEIYEKLG; translated from the coding sequence ATGAAAAAGTTAAGTGTTTTTATATATTCTATGGCGGGCGGTGGAGCCGAGAGGGTTGTAAGCAACCTTTTGACTGAGCTTATAAATTCGTATGAGGTGCATTTGATCCTTATGAACGATAGGATATTTTACGAGATTCCAAAAGATGTAAAAATTCATTATCTTGAAAGCTCAGAACCGTTTGAAAATGGACTTTGGAAACTTATCAAACTTCCATTTTTAGGGCTAAAATATAAAAAACTTTGCCAAAATCTCGGTATAGATTTGCATTTTGTCTGGATGAATAGACCTTGCTATATTGCTGGATTTGCCCGTATTTTCGGAGATAAAAAGCCGCTCATACTAAATGAATGTTCAACTCCTAGCGTGCTTTATAAAGATTCTAGTTTGAAGTCGAAAATAAGTAAATTTTTGCTTAAAAAACTTTATCCAAAAGCTGATTTTATATATCCAAATAGTATTGGAAATTTAAATGATTTAAGAGATAATTTCGATATAGATCCAAAAAAAATGCGCGTTCTTTATAATGCTTTAAATTTAGATGAGATAAGAGAAAAAAGCAGAGATTTAATAGATGAAAAAGAACCTTTTTTTCTAAGTGTAGGAAGACTTGATAGCGGTAAAAATCATGAGCTTTTGATAAGATCTTATGCAAATTTAAAAAATTGCGATAAAAATCTTTTGATATTAGGCGAGGGAGTTTTAAAAGAACATTTGCAAGGTGTTATAAATGAGTTAAATTTAGAAGGTAGGGTAAAGCTTTTAGGATTTGATAATAATCCGTATAAATATATGTCAAAATGCTATGCTTTTGTTTTCGTTAGCCTTTTTGAAGGTTTTTCAAATGCTCTTATAGAAGCTCTTGCTTGCTCTAAACTAGTTATTTCAAGTGAGCATAAAAGTGGCGCAAGAGAGCTTTTAGGTGATGACAAATGGGGAGTTTTGGTTCAGGTAAATGATGAAATTGCTACAACTAAAGCTATGCAAAAAGCTTTAGATGAGCCAGATTGGGTGAAAATTTATGAAAAAAACGCTATTATAAGAGCTTCATTTTTTGATAAAAGAAAAATCGCAGATGAACTTATAAAAGATTTAGAGGAAATTTATGAAAAACTTGGGTAA
- the pglD gene encoding UDP-N-acetylbacillosamine N-acetyltransferase yields MKKIYIYGHSGHGKVVSEIAKLNGYGEIIFLDDASEFKFKKELPKHDIIIAIGNARIRHKLQTMVLQNGFNVVNLIHPSAAISQSAKFGKGIVVMANAVVNANVILEDGVIINSGAIIDHDCFIGEFAHICPGVSLAGNVSVGKFSWIGIGSCAIQGVKIKNDIMIGAGSVIVKDILIGDKAYGNPCKVVSK; encoded by the coding sequence ATGAAAAAAATTTATATTTACGGTCATAGTGGACATGGCAAGGTAGTTTCTGAAATAGCAAAGTTAAATGGCTATGGCGAGATCATTTTTTTAGACGACGCAAGCGAGTTTAAATTTAAAAAAGAACTCCCAAAGCATGATATAATAATAGCCATAGGCAATGCTAGAATAAGACATAAATTACAAACAATGGTTTTACAAAATGGATTTAACGTAGTAAATTTAATCCATCCAAGCGCCGCTATCTCTCAAAGCGCTAAATTCGGAAAAGGTATCGTAGTAATGGCAAACGCAGTAGTAAATGCGAACGTTATATTAGAAGATGGAGTTATAATAAACTCAGGCGCGATAATAGATCATGACTGTTTTATAGGCGAATTTGCTCATATATGCCCGGGAGTTTCTTTGGCCGGAAACGTAAGCGTAGGGAAGTTTAGCTGGATAGGAATAGGAAGCTGTGCGATACAAGGCGTCAAAATAAAAAACGACATTATGATAGGCGCGGGAAGCGTAATTGTAAAAGATATTTTAATCGGAGATAAAGCATACGGAAATCCGTGTAAGGTAGTTTCAAAATAG
- a CDS encoding oligosaccharide flippase family protein, which translates to MALNLIASIVVFSLQMLINFFLTPFILKVLGDEAYGFLGLANSFVNYGYILTLVINSVAGRFVAYEYHRGNLLQASKYYSSVLAVNFIFCIFICVVCSAFILNLKEFINVSEALVDDVKLTMAFYFINFCLGLFNAVLTISAFVKNKLYMISVRNAVSTAIFAFVLVVLFYIFQPMIYYTAISALLASIFVFISAIYITKKLQTGLKFRLKYFRLNLIKKLISSGTWNSFNMLSHTLINGIDLLLCNIFINAASMGILSVSKAAILIAESFIGTVGATFMPKFIELYSKQSINDLINEVKFCLKTLSFISISPVAVFAVLGSEFYTLWLPFKTDYEISFIYNLSLIALMPVIFIAAMQPLLSLNTVTNKLKRPAVANLIMSFSVVAFQLIFIKDFGLYSIAICASAGYLARIILFDISNAGVNLNQKMSLFYPVFLRNVFVFAVVLVSILLLKDFVEIKGWLSFVLAGTIFLLLGYVISFLIVFNKNEKLLLKLKILAIIYKFK; encoded by the coding sequence ATGGCTTTAAATCTTATAGCAAGTATCGTAGTTTTCAGCCTTCAGATGCTTATAAATTTCTTTTTAACTCCTTTTATCTTAAAGGTTTTAGGAGATGAAGCGTACGGATTTTTAGGTCTTGCAAACTCATTCGTAAATTACGGTTATATCTTAACTTTGGTTATAAACTCAGTCGCGGGACGCTTTGTGGCGTATGAATACCACAGAGGAAATCTCTTACAAGCAAGTAAATATTATTCGTCCGTGCTCGCGGTAAATTTTATATTTTGCATTTTTATATGCGTGGTTTGCTCTGCTTTTATACTAAATTTAAAAGAGTTTATAAACGTTTCAGAAGCCTTAGTGGACGATGTTAAGCTCACTATGGCGTTTTATTTTATAAATTTTTGTTTGGGGCTTTTTAACGCGGTTTTAACTATAAGTGCTTTTGTGAAAAACAAGCTTTATATGATATCTGTTAGAAATGCCGTTTCAACTGCGATTTTTGCGTTTGTTTTGGTGGTACTTTTTTATATTTTTCAACCGATGATCTATTACACCGCGATTTCTGCGCTGTTAGCGTCGATTTTCGTATTTATTAGCGCGATTTATATAACGAAAAAACTGCAAACCGGGCTTAAGTTTAGGCTAAAGTATTTTAGGCTAAATCTTATCAAAAAACTCATAAGCTCCGGAACTTGGAATAGTTTTAATATGCTAAGTCATACTTTGATCAACGGTATTGACTTGCTACTTTGCAATATCTTTATAAACGCAGCTTCTATGGGAATTCTCTCGGTTTCAAAAGCCGCCATTTTGATAGCGGAGTCATTTATAGGTACCGTGGGCGCGACTTTTATGCCTAAATTTATAGAGCTATACTCAAAACAAAGTATAAATGATCTCATAAACGAAGTGAAGTTTTGCTTAAAAACGTTGTCTTTTATAAGTATCTCTCCAGTGGCTGTATTTGCAGTGCTTGGAAGTGAGTTTTACACTCTTTGGTTGCCTTTTAAAACTGATTATGAGATAAGTTTTATTTATAATCTTTCTCTCATCGCTCTAATGCCCGTGATTTTTATAGCGGCTATGCAGCCTCTTCTTAGTTTAAACACGGTCACAAACAAGCTTAAACGCCCGGCCGTTGCAAATCTCATCATGTCTTTTAGCGTTGTTGCTTTTCAGCTGATTTTCATAAAAGATTTCGGGCTTTACTCTATCGCGATTTGCGCAAGTGCTGGATATTTGGCTAGAATAATTTTGTTTGATATATCAAATGCCGGAGTAAATTTAAATCAAAAAATGAGTCTATTTTATCCGGTATTTTTAAGAAATGTTTTTGTTTTTGCCGTTGTTTTGGTATCTATATTATTGCTAAAAGATTTTGTAGAGATAAAAGGTTGGTTAAGTTTTGTTTTAGCGGGAACTATTTTTTTACTTCTTGGTTATGTAATTAGTTTCTTAATCGTTTTTAATAAAAATGAGAAACTGCTTTTAAAGCTTAAAATTTTGGCTATAATTTATAAATTTAAATAA
- the pglC gene encoding undecaprenyl phosphate N,N'-diacetylbacillosamine 1-phosphate transferase: protein MYRAFFKRFLDFFGSLVLIFLTSPIMIWAYFAIKKRLGSPVIFTQNRPGLGEKIFQIYKFRTMSDEKDENGKLLSDELRLGEFGKKLRSLSIDELPQLFNVLKGDMSFIGPRPLLIQYLPLYNDEQKLRHTVRPGITGLAQVNGRNGISWAKKFEYDSYYAKNLSFLMDVKIAFLTVKKVIKKDGISKEGMVTTEEFNGNN, encoded by the coding sequence ATGTATAGAGCATTTTTTAAACGTTTTTTGGATTTTTTTGGATCTTTGGTTTTGATATTTTTAACGAGCCCTATTATGATATGGGCATATTTTGCTATAAAAAAGCGTTTAGGAAGTCCGGTGATTTTCACTCAAAATAGACCTGGGCTGGGCGAAAAAATCTTTCAAATTTATAAATTTAGAACTATGAGCGATGAAAAAGATGAAAACGGCAAACTTCTAAGTGACGAGCTTCGTTTGGGCGAATTTGGTAAAAAATTAAGATCTCTTAGTATAGATGAGCTACCGCAGCTTTTTAATGTTTTAAAAGGTGATATGAGTTTTATAGGACCAAGACCTTTGCTCATCCAGTATTTGCCGCTTTATAACGATGAACAAAAGCTTCGACACACGGTAAGGCCAGGTATAACCGGACTTGCTCAAGTAAACGGTAGAAACGGTATTAGCTGGGCGAAAAAGTTTGAATATGATAGCTACTACGCTAAAAATTTAAGTTTTTTAATGGATGTAAAAATAGCGTTTTTAACGGTTAAAAAAGTTATTAAAAAAGATGGTATAAGTAAAGAAGGTATGGTTACTACTGAAGAGTTCAACGGAAATAATTAG
- a CDS encoding glycosyltransferase has protein sequence MNIIFFISALRNGGAERVLQVLSSEFSKKHSVEVVYFEEDKKHYEFLVKTTHLNIYHNTTILSKFKKFFTIRNFIKSKKPDLIISFMDQTNINLIISTMFMSRTLIITEHVSHTLLKSKIWRFIRDFSYRFASGLTVLTKEDFEYYKFVKNRAIMHNPIFHKPKNTKYYKESIILSVGRLETVKGYENYFKALSLIDKNILDKWDIIIAGNGSLENSLQNLAINLNLKINFVGHQKDIGSLYERAKILALPSMNEGFGNVLIEALFYECARVSTPTSGAKELIKDGFDGLISEDFSAESYAITLEKLLKNDGMCQNLVQNANLKKSKFEIENIIDKWYKFIKECEQ, from the coding sequence TTGAATATAATCTTTTTTATTTCAGCTCTTAGAAACGGTGGAGCTGAGCGAGTATTGCAAGTTTTAAGTAGTGAGTTTAGTAAAAAACATAGTGTAGAAGTAGTCTACTTTGAAGAAGATAAAAAACACTATGAATTTTTAGTTAAGACAACTCATTTAAATATATATCATAATACTACAATATTATCTAAATTTAAAAAGTTTTTTACTATTAGAAATTTTATAAAAAGTAAAAAACCAGATCTTATCATAAGTTTTATGGATCAAACAAATATAAATTTAATAATATCAACTATGTTTATGTCTCGTACGTTGATAATAACCGAGCATGTTAGCCATACACTTTTAAAGTCTAAAATTTGGCGCTTTATAAGGGATTTTAGTTATAGATTTGCAAGTGGATTAACCGTTCTTACTAAAGAGGATTTTGAGTATTATAAATTTGTAAAAAATAGAGCTATAATGCATAATCCGATCTTTCATAAGCCAAAAAATACTAAATACTATAAAGAAAGTATAATTTTAAGTGTTGGTAGATTAGAAACAGTGAAAGGATATGAAAATTATTTTAAAGCTTTAAGTCTCATAGATAAAAATATACTTGATAAATGGGATATTATTATAGCCGGTAATGGTAGTTTGGAAAATAGCCTTCAAAATCTAGCTATAAATTTAAATTTAAAAATAAATTTTGTGGGTCATCAAAAAGATATAGGCAGTTTGTATGAAAGAGCAAAAATTCTAGCTTTGCCTAGCATGAACGAGGGATTTGGAAATGTTCTTATAGAGGCTTTATTTTACGAGTGTGCAAGAGTATCCACCCCTACAAGCGGTGCAAAAGAGCTTATAAAAGATGGATTTGACGGACTTATAAGCGAGGATTTTAGCGCTGAGAGTTACGCAATAACTCTTGAAAAACTTTTAAAAAATGATGGAATGTGTCAAAATTTAGTACAAAACGCAAATTTAAAAAAATCGAAATTCGAGATAGAAAATATCATAGATAAATGGTATAAATTTATAAAAGAGTGCGAACAATGA
- the pglA gene encoding N,N'-diacetylbacillosaminyl-diphospho-undecaprenol alpha-1,3-N-acetylgalactosaminyltransferase, giving the protein MKIGFLSHSDLSIYYFRAPIMRALRDRGHKVFAIVPNGRYINKISSEFQTVIYDLDKASLNPFRVLKDTKDLANILKPLNLDMIQTAAHKSNVFGTFAAQKAGIRHILNLVEGMGSFYTKSDIKTIVVRNVIEMLYKHAFSISDACIFVNDADPDYMLKKGIIDSSKVRRIKSVGIDANEFDPSIVSAQEFGQKKVVLMVGRALFDKGIREFYEAADLLSSRDDCKFVFVGDTYEGNASSASSLFLQNQNVTWIKWSDRIREILKGSYIYVLPSYKEGFPRTVLEAMSMEKACVVSGCDGCLEAVKDGVNGLICKVKDSKDLASKIETLLDNEHLVKKMGKNGRNLVLENYDEHIITKQYLEVYKEFIDV; this is encoded by the coding sequence ATGAAAATAGGTTTTTTATCACATTCGGATTTGAGTATTTATTATTTTAGAGCTCCTATAATGCGAGCTTTAAGGGACAGAGGACATAAAGTTTTTGCTATTGTTCCAAATGGTAGATATATAAATAAAATAAGCAGCGAGTTTCAAACTGTAATTTATGATCTTGATAAAGCTAGTTTAAATCCTTTTAGGGTTTTAAAAGACACAAAAGATCTTGCAAATATCTTAAAGCCTTTAAATTTAGATATGATTCAAACTGCAGCTCATAAATCAAATGTTTTTGGTACGTTTGCTGCTCAAAAAGCCGGTATCAGGCATATTTTAAATTTAGTAGAAGGAATGGGCAGCTTCTACACAAAAAGTGATATAAAGACTATAGTCGTAAGAAATGTTATAGAAATGTTATATAAACATGCGTTTAGTATAAGCGATGCTTGTATATTTGTTAATGACGCCGATCCTGATTATATGTTAAAAAAAGGAATTATAGACTCTTCAAAAGTAAGACGCATAAAAAGCGTAGGAATCGATGCTAACGAGTTTGATCCAAGTATAGTTAGCGCTCAAGAGTTTGGTCAAAAAAAAGTAGTTTTGATGGTTGGAAGAGCGCTTTTTGATAAAGGTATAAGAGAATTTTACGAGGCAGCCGATCTACTTAGTAGTAGAGATGATTGCAAATTTGTATTTGTAGGAGATACTTATGAGGGAAATGCTAGTAGCGCTAGTAGTTTATTTTTACAAAATCAAAATGTAACATGGATAAAGTGGAGTGATAGGATAAGAGAGATTTTAAAAGGATCATATATCTATGTATTACCTAGCTATAAAGAGGGATTTCCAAGAACTGTTTTAGAAGCTATGAGTATGGAAAAGGCTTGTGTGGTAAGCGGATGCGATGGATGTTTGGAGGCTGTAAAAGACGGAGTAAACGGACTGATTTGCAAAGTAAAAGACTCAAAAGATTTAGCTAGTAAGATAGAAACTCTTTTAGATAACGAACATCTTGTAAAAAAGATGGGGAAAAACGGTCGAAATTTAGTCTTAGAAAATTATGATGAACATATAATAACTAAACAATATCTCGAAGTTTATAAGGAATTTATAGATGTATAG
- a CDS encoding STT3 domain-containing protein has translation MKNLGNFFMIFRSNTLFLIILAYIFSVICRFEWIYWASGYAEFFWNNQLMISTNDGYAYAEGARDMIAGFHQPNDLSFYGTPLSSITYLLVEITPFSLETIMVYLSVFLGGLVVIPIILMAREIGEIKAGFIAALLASIANSYYNRTMAGYYDTDMLIISLPIFTFWGIVRLYTKRDLKSFLIISFSMLIYSWWYPSSFSLNVAITLFFGLYTIIFDRKNILNYQAVLFMILAISGAEYFIRAILILALFVFIKFKPNLINTKVMISLYAAVLLFFIYFGGLNPIWFQLKFYIFRSVSDSDGVMFKYFNVNQTIMESGMIDFRFFAQRISGDIFVFLIALIGYVLLCFKYRIFLVTLPMIGLGFLSLKGGLRFTIYAVPMMAFGFGYALNWISKFIKIDKKHRKISLYAVTFFSFLPVILLVLLQIYEGIYLDEFKFLFPIFVVAYILFYFKFRREIATMVLFPLSLFALTPSLIHIYEYKPLTVFMNSEVKVLDKLKTIADPEDYVVAWWDYGYAIRYYSDTKTLIDGGKHLGRENFAVSWALSRPFISSANMARLEVEYTERGFEQKFNSNLNEMLKDYNASDVNGFLASLNDQNFTLPEKTRDIYYYLPDRMMGIFPVVTKFSRLDLVTAKEFRDAFFIVSTSFAQGGDGVVLSEGITIANDGTKISFSGKTFRVNSYIETKYDKNMNLEKQIHHIDDNGGFYVVYMVDYGRFLIMDKEMFNSTYIQLFVLENYEGSDYEPIILDPSAKVYKLKR, from the coding sequence ATGAAAAACTTGGGTAATTTTTTTATGATATTTAGATCAAATACTCTGTTTTTGATCATTTTAGCATATATTTTTAGTGTAATTTGTAGATTTGAGTGGATATATTGGGCGAGCGGTTACGCTGAGTTTTTTTGGAACAACCAACTTATGATAAGTACAAATGACGGATATGCGTACGCTGAGGGCGCTAGAGATATGATAGCTGGCTTTCATCAGCCAAATGATCTTAGCTTTTATGGAACTCCGCTGTCTTCTATAACATATCTTTTGGTCGAGATTACGCCATTTTCTCTAGAAACCATTATGGTATATTTAAGTGTATTTTTAGGCGGTCTTGTGGTAATTCCTATCATACTAATGGCGCGTGAAATCGGTGAGATTAAAGCCGGATTTATCGCCGCACTGCTTGCTAGTATAGCAAATAGCTATTACAATAGAACAATGGCCGGCTATTATGATACTGATATGCTTATTATCTCGCTTCCTATTTTTACGTTTTGGGGTATTGTGAGATTATATACAAAGCGTGATTTGAAATCGTTTTTGATCATTTCATTTTCTATGCTTATTTATAGCTGGTGGTATCCATCAAGTTTCTCTTTGAATGTGGCTATCACTTTGTTTTTTGGACTTTATACTATTATTTTCGATAGAAAAAATATCTTAAATTATCAAGCTGTTTTATTTATGATTTTAGCTATTAGCGGGGCTGAGTATTTTATAAGGGCGATTTTGATTTTGGCTCTATTTGTATTTATTAAATTTAAACCAAATTTGATAAATACAAAAGTTATGATCTCTTTGTATGCCGCTGTTTTGCTGTTTTTTATATATTTTGGCGGATTAAATCCTATCTGGTTTCAGCTCAAATTTTACATATTTAGAAGCGTTAGCGATAGCGATGGCGTTATGTTTAAGTATTTTAACGTAAATCAGACTATTATGGAGTCTGGAATGATAGATTTCAGATTTTTCGCTCAGAGAATAAGCGGCGATATTTTCGTGTTTTTAATAGCGCTTATCGGATATGTTTTGCTTTGTTTTAAATATCGCATATTTTTAGTTACTTTACCTATGATCGGTCTTGGGTTTTTGTCTTTAAAGGGCGGACTTAGATTTACTATTTACGCTGTGCCTATGATGGCTTTTGGATTTGGATATGCTTTGAACTGGATTTCAAAATTTATAAAAATAGATAAAAAACATAGAAAAATATCTCTCTACGCAGTAACTTTTTTTAGCTTTTTACCTGTTATTTTACTTGTTTTACTGCAAATTTACGAGGGGATATATTTGGATGAATTTAAATTTTTATTTCCTATTTTTGTAGTTGCTTATATACTTTTTTACTTTAAATTTAGGCGTGAAATTGCCACTATGGTTCTATTCCCATTAAGTTTATTTGCACTTACGCCATCTCTTATACATATCTATGAATACAAGCCTCTAACCGTATTTATGAATAGCGAAGTTAAGGTTCTAGACAAACTAAAAACTATCGCAGACCCCGAGGATTACGTAGTAGCTTGGTGGGATTATGGTTACGCGATTCGCTATTATAGCGATACAAAGACTCTTATTGATGGAGGAAAGCATCTAGGTAGAGAGAATTTTGCCGTTAGTTGGGCTCTTAGCAGACCTTTTATCTCTTCGGCAAATATGGCGAGACTTGAGGTGGAATATACCGAAAGAGGATTTGAGCAGAAATTTAATTCAAATTTAAATGAGATGCTAAAAGATTATAATGCTTCAGACGTAAATGGTTTTTTGGCTAGTTTAAATGATCAAAATTTTACTCTTCCTGAAAAAACTAGAGATATTTATTACTATCTTCCAGATAGAATGATGGGCATTTTTCCTGTCGTGACTAAATTTTCTAGGTTGGATTTAGTAACTGCCAAAGAGTTTAGAGACGCATTTTTCATAGTATCTACTTCATTTGCTCAAGGCGGCGATGGAGTCGTACTAAGCGAAGGTATAACCATAGCAAATGATGGAACAAAGATATCTTTTAGCGGAAAAACATTTAGAGTAAATAGCTATATAGAGACAAAATACGATAAAAATATGAATTTAGAAAAACAAATTCATCATATAGATGATAACGGCGGCTTCTACGTAGTTTATATGGTTGATTATGGCAGATTTCTTATTATGGACAAGGAGATGTTTAATTCAACTTATATTCAGCTGTTTGTGCTTGAAAATTACGAAGGTTCGGACTACGAGCCTATTATATTAGATCCAAGCGCTAAGGTGTATAAACTAAAGAGATAA
- a CDS encoding glycosyltransferase, with the protein MKVLFIISTLRAGGAERVASLLASEFAIGNDVSLARFDNEKPFYEMHDKVKLLSLDLGTGDCGFFGNFKKRFSKIFTIRKLIKNGEFDCVISFMDSTNLLVLLAALFLKTKIIISEHSYHKFLSFKWRVLKRFIYPFADGLSVLTKEDFEYYKFVKNRSVIYNPMFFNVDIDASKPEKENIIIFVGRLIKAKGCDVFLEALSLIKYELKDWKILVLGDGDEILNLKNLAKNRNLNIEFCGMVNNISNYYKKAKILVLSSRSEGLGNAFIEAIFYNILRVSTPTSGAKELIKDGFDGLISEDFSAESLSKKIKMSLSGCDSLVENAKLRQSEFEIKNIYNRWLNLIKEAAN; encoded by the coding sequence ATGAAAGTTTTATTTATCATCTCAACTCTTAGAGCAGGCGGCGCCGAAAGAGTGGCTAGTCTGCTTGCTAGCGAGTTTGCCATTGGTAATGATGTTAGCTTAGCTAGGTTTGATAATGAAAAACCTTTTTATGAGATGCATGATAAAGTAAAACTTTTAAGTCTTGATTTAGGTACTGGGGATTGTGGATTTTTTGGGAATTTTAAAAAGCGTTTTAGCAAGATTTTTACGATTAGAAAGCTTATAAAAAATGGTGAGTTTGACTGCGTGATATCTTTTATGGATAGTACGAATTTACTTGTTTTGCTTGCAGCTCTTTTTCTGAAGACCAAAATAATCATCTCTGAGCATAGTTATCATAAATTTTTAAGTTTTAAATGGAGAGTTTTAAAGCGCTTTATATATCCATTTGCAGATGGACTTTCAGTGCTTACAAAAGAGGATTTTGAGTATTATAAATTTGTAAAAAATAGATCCGTAATATATAATCCAATGTTTTTTAATGTAGATATAGACGCAAGTAAGCCTGAAAAAGAAAATATAATTATTTTTGTAGGAAGACTTATAAAAGCTAAAGGGTGCGATGTTTTTTTAGAAGCTTTAAGTCTTATAAAATATGAATTAAAAGATTGGAAAATTCTTGTTTTGGGAGATGGAGATGAGATTTTAAATTTAAAAAATTTAGCAAAAAATAGAAATTTAAATATAGAATTTTGCGGTATGGTAAATAATATATCTAATTACTATAAAAAAGCTAAGATTTTAGTTTTAAGTTCTAGGAGTGAGGGTTTGGGCAATGCTTTTATAGAGGCGATTTTTTATAATATTTTAAGAGTATCCACCCCTACAAGCGGTGCAAAAGAGCTTATAAAAGATGGATTTGACGGACTTATAAGCGAGGATTTTAGCGCTGAGAGTTTGTCTAAAAAGATAAAAATGTCTCTTAGCGGCTGTGATAGTTTAGTCGAAAATGCGAAATTAAGACAAAGTGAATTTGAGATAAAAAATATATATAATAGGTGGTTGAATTTGATAAAAGAAGCAGCAAATTGA
- the nusA gene encoding transcription termination factor NusA, with protein sequence MEKISDIIESIANEKGLNFEDVKERIIRAFVNAAKRLYGYECEYEASLDPNTKAIHLYQKILVVEDSDERLDEEHFISLKKAHELDATLEIGDSLNYELNIDELGRTGAGVLSREIEYHIQRLIEEKIYEKYNSKINTLVFGTVTRVDAEENTFVEIDEIRAVMSMKNRIKNEKFKVGNVVKAVIKSVRLDKKDGIKVELSRTSPKFLEALLKAEVPEIKDGGVIIQNSARIPGKKAKIALFSTTPNIDAVGATVGIKGVRINAVSSELNGENIDAIEYSSEPAIFVARALAPAIVSSVKIDDKKAIVSLVPEQKSKAIGVSGINIRLASMLSGFEIILHEIGAPTQEVSNEEGLKNLKALFGDM encoded by the coding sequence ATGGAAAAAATTTCGGATATCATCGAATCTATAGCAAATGAAAAAGGCTTAAATTTCGAAGATGTAAAAGAGAGAATCATAAGAGCATTCGTAAATGCGGCAAAAAGATTGTACGGATATGAGTGTGAGTATGAAGCTAGTCTTGACCCAAATACAAAAGCTATACATTTATATCAAAAAATTTTAGTAGTAGAAGATAGTGACGAGAGACTAGACGAAGAACATTTTATCAGCCTCAAAAAAGCTCACGAATTAGATGCCACGCTCGAAATAGGTGATAGCTTGAACTATGAACTAAACATTGATGAACTAGGTAGAACCGGAGCCGGGGTACTATCTCGCGAGATAGAATACCATATTCAAAGATTGATTGAAGAAAAAATTTATGAAAAATATAACTCTAAAATAAACACATTGGTATTTGGCACCGTTACAAGAGTCGACGCAGAAGAAAATACTTTTGTAGAGATTGACGAGATAAGAGCCGTAATGAGTATGAAAAATCGTATAAAAAATGAAAAATTTAAAGTAGGAAATGTAGTAAAAGCAGTCATAAAAAGTGTTCGTTTAGATAAAAAAGATGGTATAAAAGTGGAACTTTCGCGTACATCACCAAAATTTTTAGAAGCACTTTTAAAAGCAGAAGTTCCAGAGATAAAAGATGGAGGCGTTATAATCCAAAATAGTGCTAGGATACCAGGTAAAAAAGCAAAAATCGCACTATTTTCTACAACCCCCAACATAGATGCAGTCGGAGCTACAGTTGGGATAAAAGGTGTTAGAATAAACGCCGTAAGCAGTGAATTAAACGGAGAAAATATAGACGCCATAGAGTATAGCAGCGAACCGGCCATATTTGTTGCAAGAGCTCTAGCTCCTGCCATAGTAAGCTCGGTAAAAATAGACGATAAAAAAGCCATTGTTTCTTTAGTGCCAGAACAAAAAAGTAAAGCTATCGGCGTTAGCGGTATAAATATAAGATTAGCAAGTATGTTAAGCGGATTTGAAATTATACTTCATGAGATCGGCGCTCCTACTCAAGAAGTAAGCAACGAAGAGGGTTTAAAAAATCTAAAAGCTCTTTTTGGAGATATGTAA